The Flavobacterium marginilacus genome window below encodes:
- a CDS encoding S41 family peptidase — MRLKYIIPTLILGLAFTACSKDSDSNETTASKPDEINNFVWKAMNSWYYWQPNVTDLSDSKITSTSAYNNFINGKTPDALFYSLLYQRETVDRFSWIENSNEVVYATKIAEVEKKGGFSYGIYPKDASSINMVALINYVVPGSPSALAGLKRGDVITKINGSQLTSSNYDQLENTQITITLAASVQFTSSSLVTTDKAGTVTVTKTEIDENPVAYYEKKIYGAKNIGYLVFNGFKSDYNDELNLAFAKMQSDGINELVLDLRYNGGGSVETAIALAQMINGSFTNKPYIYLDFNDKHNSEDGYENLSEKVKIFNLVDNQPTFQREESINSLALTKIYVLVSFQTASASELTIQCLKKYISVITIGEETVGKFVGSNTLYDSPAYDYTSYANRSTKHKWQLQPITFSYYNKDKDANPANIKPDYEINPYSIFLNLVEFGNVKDPCLKKAIELITGQTLRTTAKNTDLSLPFKIDNLTAFNPTNTAKGLYIEDFKRLKKQ; from the coding sequence ATGAGATTAAAATATATTATTCCAACATTAATTCTAGGATTGGCCTTTACTGCTTGCAGCAAGGATTCTGACTCTAATGAAACAACTGCTTCCAAGCCAGACGAGATTAACAACTTTGTTTGGAAAGCGATGAATTCCTGGTACTACTGGCAGCCCAACGTTACCGATTTGTCCGACAGCAAAATCACTTCTACCTCAGCATATAACAATTTTATTAACGGAAAAACTCCTGATGCGCTTTTTTATTCACTCCTGTATCAAAGAGAAACTGTCGATCGATTTTCTTGGATTGAAAACAGTAATGAGGTAGTGTATGCTACAAAAATTGCAGAAGTCGAAAAAAAAGGTGGTTTTAGCTATGGAATTTATCCTAAAGACGCATCCAGTATAAATATGGTAGCCTTAATCAACTACGTTGTGCCTGGCTCACCATCAGCTTTGGCAGGATTGAAAAGAGGCGACGTTATTACAAAAATAAATGGAAGCCAGCTTACTTCAAGCAATTATGACCAGCTGGAAAACACACAAATCACAATTACTCTGGCAGCAAGCGTGCAATTTACAAGCAGCAGTTTAGTAACCACAGACAAAGCAGGAACTGTGACTGTAACCAAAACCGAAATTGACGAAAACCCAGTTGCTTATTACGAAAAGAAAATATATGGAGCGAAGAACATTGGTTATCTGGTTTTTAATGGTTTCAAATCAGATTATAATGATGAACTCAATTTGGCTTTCGCTAAAATGCAATCGGATGGAATTAACGAATTGGTTTTGGATTTAAGATACAATGGAGGAGGCTCAGTAGAAACGGCAATTGCTTTGGCGCAGATGATTAACGGCAGTTTTACCAATAAGCCTTATATTTATTTGGACTTCAATGATAAACACAATAGTGAAGATGGCTATGAAAATCTTTCGGAAAAAGTGAAAATTTTTAACTTAGTTGATAATCAGCCAACTTTTCAGAGAGAAGAAAGTATAAACAGTCTTGCTTTGACAAAAATATATGTGCTGGTAAGTTTTCAAACTGCTTCTGCGAGTGAGCTTACGATACAATGCCTAAAAAAATACATTAGTGTAATAACAATAGGTGAAGAAACAGTTGGTAAATTTGTAGGATCTAACACACTATACGATTCTCCTGCTTATGATTATACCTCCTATGCTAATCGAAGCACCAAACACAAATGGCAATTGCAGCCCATTACCTTTTCATATTATAACAAAGATAAAGATGCGAATCCAGCGAATATTAAACCCGATTACGAAATTAATCCTTATAGCATTTTCTTAAATCTGGTTGAATTTGGAAACGTAAAAGATCCTTGTTTAAAGAAAGCCATCGAATTAATTACGGGCCAGACTTTGCGAACGACAGCAAAAAACACCGATCTCTCTTTGCCTTTTAAAATTGACAATCTTACTGCATTTAACCCTACAAATACAGCCAAAGGTCTATATATCGAAGATTTTAAAAGGTTGAAAAAACAATAA
- a CDS encoding aspartate-semialdehyde dehydrogenase: MKIAVVGATGMVGEIMLKVLEERNFSYTELILVASERSVGKVIEFKGQKHTVVGLQTAVDMKADIALFSAGGGTSLEWAPKFAEAGTTVIDNSSAWRMDPTKKLVVPEINANQLTKEDKIIANPNCSTIQMVLALAPLHKKYNVKRVIVSTYQSITGTGVKAVQQFENEVAGVKGDMVYKYEINRNCIPQCDVFEDNGYTKEEMKLVKETKKILSDDSIKVTATAVRVPVVGGHSEAVNVEFSNDFDVNEVRTILSQTDGVVVQDNLDTFTYPMPKYAEGKNDVFVGRIRRDESQDNTLNMWIVADNLRKGAATNTIQIAEYLIAAKLV; this comes from the coding sequence ATGAAAATAGCAGTTGTAGGAGCTACCGGAATGGTTGGCGAGATTATGTTGAAAGTATTAGAAGAAAGAAATTTTTCATACACAGAATTAATTCTTGTAGCTTCTGAAAGATCAGTAGGTAAAGTAATTGAATTCAAAGGGCAAAAACATACCGTGGTTGGATTGCAGACAGCAGTAGATATGAAAGCGGATATAGCTTTATTTTCTGCAGGCGGGGGAACTTCATTGGAATGGGCTCCAAAATTTGCTGAAGCAGGAACTACTGTTATTGACAATTCATCAGCTTGGAGAATGGATCCAACTAAAAAATTGGTTGTTCCTGAAATCAATGCCAATCAATTAACAAAAGAGGACAAAATAATTGCAAACCCAAACTGTTCTACCATTCAAATGGTATTGGCTTTGGCTCCATTGCACAAAAAATACAATGTAAAACGTGTTATTGTTTCTACTTACCAATCCATTACAGGAACTGGTGTAAAAGCAGTTCAGCAATTCGAAAATGAAGTAGCCGGAGTAAAAGGCGATATGGTTTACAAATACGAAATCAACCGTAACTGTATCCCGCAATGTGACGTTTTTGAAGATAACGGATACACTAAAGAAGAGATGAAATTGGTGAAAGAAACTAAAAAAATCTTAAGCGACGATTCTATCAAAGTAACGGCTACTGCGGTTCGTGTGCCTGTTGTAGGCGGACATAGCGAAGCGGTGAATGTTGAATTCAGCAATGATTTTGACGTAAACGAGGTTAGAACTATTTTGAGCCAGACAGATGGAGTAGTGGTTCAGGATAATTTAGATACTTTTACTTATCCAATGCCAAAATATGCCGAAGGTAAAAATGATGTTTTCGTAGGCCGTATCCGTCGTGACGAAAGTCAGGACAATACTTTGAATATGTGGATTGTTGCCGATAACTTAAGAAAAGGTGCCGCTACAAATACTATTCAGATTGCAGAATACTTAATTGCAGCAAAATTGGTTTAA
- a CDS encoding thymidine kinase yields MFLENTVNHKEQFGWIEVICGSMFSGKTEELIRRLKRAQFAKQKVEIFKPAIDTRYHDEMVVSHDSNEIRSTPVPAAANIAILAQGCDVIGIDEAQFFDDEIVTVCNDLANQGIRVIVAGLDMDFKGNPFGPMPALMATAEYVTKVHAVCTRTGNLAHYSFRKTDNDKLVMLGETEEYEPLSRAAYYHAMRKDEEKN; encoded by the coding sequence ATGTTTCTCGAAAACACAGTAAATCATAAAGAGCAGTTTGGATGGATTGAAGTCATTTGTGGCTCAATGTTTTCGGGAAAGACCGAAGAACTTATTCGTAGATTAAAACGGGCTCAGTTTGCCAAACAGAAAGTAGAAATTTTCAAACCCGCCATTGATACCCGTTATCATGACGAAATGGTAGTCTCTCATGACAGCAATGAAATCCGTTCAACGCCAGTTCCTGCAGCGGCCAATATTGCTATTTTGGCACAAGGCTGTGATGTAATCGGGATTGATGAAGCCCAGTTTTTTGATGACGAAATCGTGACGGTCTGCAATGACCTTGCCAATCAGGGAATTCGTGTAATTGTAGCCGGTTTGGACATGGATTTTAAAGGAAATCCTTTTGGTCCTATGCCAGCACTTATGGCTACGGCTGAGTATGTAACCAAAGTACATGCTGTATGTACCCGAACCGGAAATTTAGCCCATTACAGTTTTCGAAAAACCGATAATGATAAACTCGTAATGCTTGGCGAAACCGAGGAGTATGAGCCTTTGAGCCGTGCCGCTTATTATCATGCCATGCGGAAAGACGAGGAAAAGAACTAA
- a CDS encoding TonB-dependent receptor produces the protein MKQYLLVLFLGLTTFLQAQNTITGKVTDTKNSPLIGVVVYADEAHKSAKTDENGMYTLSGLPNGEETLVFSYVGFASQNKKIQKVQNTQTLDIVMDEMAFQMDEVIVSTPFSKLQSQNVMKVDRESVKSMQEKGSATLIEGLAAIPGVSQVSTGTSIGKPVIRGLSGNRVLVYTQGIRLENQQFGDEHGLGLNDAGVENVEVIKGPASLLYGSDALGGVLFFNPEKFALANTFQGDFGQRMFSNTLGSNTTLGLKASTDNWKYLIRGAYSTQSDYKIPDGDRVTNTRFQEMDFKAGIGYSNAKFSSVLRYNYNNLDLGIPEDGIADQTTTKKTAFPKQGVSNNLFSLNNTLFFSNSKMDVNLGFIQNDRSEFEDSDVAVLHMVLNTFDYNVKYYLPAIGKVETIVGVQGMSQSNKNLGEEYLIPNAATNDFGVFATGIYGWGSNSLQAGIRFDNRHLVSDEHGIADEEGYFEALDKKYDSFNASLGYKTNFAKDLTFRLNAATGFRAPNLAELSSNGVHEGTFRYEIGNSNLKTEQNLQTDLDLEYKSTHFEFSVSGFYNHISDYIYSSPSGVEIDGFKVYDYIQNNASLYGGEAALHIHPHPLDWLHFETSFETVTGKLQDGGYLPQIPANNWNNTIKTDFKLGKWLDDSFATLNVSTTLSQKKISGFDIPSDGYTLLNMGFGGKVNLGKTAFDVNLNGNNLLNKTYIPHLSRLAASGIPNLGRNFVLGVAFKF, from the coding sequence ATGAAACAATATTTATTAGTCCTCTTTTTAGGACTTACCACTTTTTTACAGGCACAAAACACCATAACGGGAAAAGTAACCGATACCAAAAACAGTCCTTTAATTGGAGTTGTCGTTTATGCTGATGAGGCGCATAAGTCAGCAAAAACAGATGAAAACGGAATGTATACTTTGAGCGGACTTCCAAATGGAGAGGAAACTCTGGTGTTTTCATATGTAGGTTTTGCGAGCCAAAACAAAAAGATCCAAAAAGTTCAAAATACACAGACACTCGATATCGTTATGGATGAAATGGCTTTTCAAATGGACGAGGTTATTGTCTCCACGCCTTTCTCCAAGTTACAGTCCCAAAACGTGATGAAAGTCGACCGCGAAAGCGTGAAATCTATGCAGGAAAAAGGAAGCGCCACTTTGATAGAAGGCTTGGCAGCAATTCCTGGAGTTTCGCAGGTTTCTACGGGAACATCAATCGGAAAACCAGTAATCCGCGGATTGAGCGGTAACCGTGTTTTGGTTTATACACAAGGAATTAGATTGGAGAATCAGCAGTTTGGTGACGAACACGGTTTGGGATTAAATGATGCCGGAGTGGAAAATGTTGAGGTTATAAAAGGTCCGGCTTCTTTACTGTATGGTTCGGATGCGCTGGGCGGCGTTCTGTTTTTTAATCCCGAAAAATTTGCTTTGGCCAATACTTTTCAAGGTGATTTTGGACAGCGGATGTTTTCAAATACACTTGGATCAAACACAACTTTAGGGCTGAAAGCATCTACTGATAATTGGAAATATTTAATCCGCGGTGCTTACAGCACCCAATCTGATTATAAAATTCCCGATGGTGACCGTGTGACTAACACCCGTTTTCAGGAAATGGATTTCAAAGCAGGAATCGGGTATAGTAATGCCAAATTTTCGAGCGTTTTGAGATACAATTACAATAACTTGGATTTAGGAATTCCCGAAGATGGAATTGCGGATCAAACTACAACTAAAAAAACCGCTTTCCCAAAACAAGGTGTTTCCAATAATTTATTCTCTCTGAACAACACGCTGTTTTTTAGTAATTCAAAAATGGATGTGAATTTGGGATTTATTCAAAATGACCGGAGCGAGTTTGAAGACAGTGATGTGGCGGTCCTTCATATGGTTTTAAACACATTCGATTATAATGTCAAATACTATCTGCCGGCAATAGGCAAAGTAGAGACTATTGTTGGCGTTCAGGGAATGTCCCAAAGCAATAAAAACTTGGGGGAAGAATATTTAATTCCAAATGCAGCGACCAATGATTTTGGGGTTTTTGCAACAGGGATTTATGGCTGGGGTTCAAATTCTTTACAGGCAGGTATTCGATTTGATAACAGACATTTAGTTTCTGATGAACATGGAATTGCTGATGAAGAAGGTTATTTTGAAGCACTTGATAAAAAGTACGACAGTTTCAATGCCTCATTGGGATACAAAACAAATTTTGCTAAAGATTTGACTTTTCGATTAAATGCCGCAACAGGTTTTAGAGCTCCAAATCTGGCGGAACTTTCGTCCAATGGTGTTCACGAAGGCACATTTCGTTATGAAATTGGAAATTCTAATTTGAAAACTGAGCAAAACCTCCAGACCGATTTGGATTTGGAATACAAAAGCACTCATTTTGAATTTAGCGTAAGCGGTTTTTACAATCATATAAGCGATTATATCTATTCCTCTCCAAGCGGTGTCGAAATAGATGGTTTTAAAGTGTATGATTATATTCAGAACAATGCCAGTCTTTACGGTGGAGAAGCTGCACTGCACATTCACCCGCATCCGTTGGATTGGCTGCATTTTGAAACCAGTTTTGAAACCGTAACCGGAAAACTGCAGGATGGCGGTTACTTGCCTCAAATTCCGGCAAACAACTGGAACAACACTATAAAAACCGATTTTAAACTTGGTAAATGGCTTGATGACAGTTTTGCAACTTTGAATGTTTCAACTACTTTGAGTCAGAAGAAAATTAGCGGTTTTGACATTCCTTCGGATGGCTACACTTTGCTGAATATGGGTTTTGGCGGAAAAGTAAATCTCGGAAAAACTGCTTTTGACGTTAATCTGAATGGAAACAATCTGCTGAACAAAACGTATATTCCGCATTTGTCACGATTGGCAGCTTCTGGAATACCTAACCTGGGAAGGAATTTTGTTTTGGGTGTTGCGTTCAAATTTTAA
- a CDS encoding bifunctional UDP-N-acetylmuramoyl-tripeptide:D-alanyl-D-alanine ligase/alanine racemase, with product MNLSLKKIISILDAKTIDIQDTIEIDNISIDSRSLQNNEKTLFFALVGSNHDAHIYIKDLIAKGVRHFVVTHIPDGFEGKANFLVVKNTLEALQQTASYYRSLFSFPIIGVTGSNGKTIVKEWLNFLLSPDCNIIRSPKSYNSQVGVPLSVLAINEQHNLGIFEAGISTVSEMDKLEKIIRPTIGILTNIGSAHDEGFENLEEKISEKMLLFQNSEVVIYQKNNSVEKFILPKTKAISWSFTDKTATVFVAKKEHTHDHTYIEYTYKGNISTLQIPFVDDASVENVISCLLVLLYLEYDAKTIQSRIELLFPMEMRLKVKKGINNCSLIDDSYSSDFQSLKIALDFLESQKQHQKKTVILSDIFQSGLSNEQLYSKVAELIVSNKIGRFIGIGETVSTLKTKLDNAFFFKDTDEFLLQLEQLNFENETILIKGARSFQFEEIVSALAEKTHETVLEINLNAISHNFNFFKSKLKSGTKMMAMVKAFGYGSGGFEIAKLLEHHKVDYLGVAFADEGISLKTMGIKLPIMVLNPENTSFPAIIQHQLEPEIYSLKGLNAFLKIAEQKKLKDFPIHIKMDTGMHRLGFELNTIDDLIATLKGNQTVKVKSILSHLATSDDLQQKDFVQYQIRLFEKLSSKLMDELQITPIRHILNTSGISNFPEAQYDMVRLGIGLYGVSNDSEEQKYLENVGTLKSIISQIRTIQSGESVGYGRRFMADKESKIATIPIGYADGISRHWGNGIGFITIKNQKAPILGSVCMDMLMVDVTDIDCKEGDSVVIFGESPTVTYMAEQLKTIPYEILTSISQRVKRVFYRE from the coding sequence ATGAATTTATCCTTAAAAAAAATCATTTCAATTCTGGATGCTAAAACAATCGACATTCAGGATACTATTGAAATTGATAATATCTCCATCGACAGCCGTTCCCTGCAAAACAACGAAAAAACACTCTTTTTTGCATTAGTCGGAAGCAATCACGATGCCCATATTTATATAAAAGACTTAATTGCAAAAGGCGTTCGTCATTTTGTGGTGACCCATATTCCAGATGGTTTTGAGGGAAAAGCCAATTTTTTGGTTGTCAAAAATACCCTTGAAGCTTTACAGCAAACGGCGTCCTATTACCGAAGTCTTTTTTCGTTTCCTATTATCGGCGTGACGGGAAGCAACGGCAAAACCATTGTGAAGGAATGGCTCAATTTCCTGCTGAGTCCTGACTGTAATATCATCCGAAGTCCGAAAAGTTATAATTCGCAGGTAGGTGTGCCTTTGTCTGTGCTTGCGATTAATGAACAGCATAATCTTGGAATTTTCGAAGCTGGAATTTCGACGGTTTCAGAAATGGATAAACTCGAAAAAATCATTCGGCCAACGATCGGAATCCTGACCAATATCGGTTCTGCTCACGATGAAGGTTTTGAAAATCTGGAAGAAAAAATCAGCGAAAAAATGTTGCTTTTCCAAAATTCCGAAGTGGTGATTTATCAAAAAAACAACAGTGTAGAGAAATTTATTCTTCCAAAAACAAAAGCGATTTCTTGGTCTTTTACTGATAAAACCGCTACGGTTTTTGTAGCCAAAAAAGAACACACGCACGACCATACTTATATTGAATATACCTATAAAGGGAATATTTCGACCTTGCAGATTCCTTTTGTGGATGATGCATCTGTCGAAAACGTGATTTCCTGTCTTTTGGTTTTACTGTATTTGGAATACGATGCTAAAACGATTCAAAGCCGAATCGAATTATTGTTTCCGATGGAAATGCGCCTGAAAGTGAAAAAGGGAATCAACAACTGCAGTCTGATTGACGACAGTTACAGTTCCGATTTTCAGTCATTGAAAATAGCTTTGGATTTTTTGGAAAGTCAAAAACAGCATCAGAAAAAAACGGTGATTCTTTCGGATATTTTCCAAAGCGGATTGTCGAATGAACAGCTGTATTCTAAAGTGGCCGAGCTGATAGTTTCCAATAAAATCGGTCGTTTTATCGGAATCGGCGAAACGGTTTCGACATTAAAAACAAAACTTGACAATGCCTTCTTTTTCAAAGATACCGACGAATTTTTATTGCAGTTGGAACAGCTTAATTTTGAAAATGAAACCATTCTGATAAAAGGCGCAAGATCGTTTCAATTTGAAGAAATTGTGTCGGCATTGGCTGAGAAAACACACGAAACGGTTCTCGAAATCAATCTAAATGCAATAAGCCATAACTTTAATTTCTTTAAATCAAAACTGAAATCCGGCACCAAAATGATGGCGATGGTCAAAGCGTTTGGTTATGGAAGTGGAGGATTTGAAATCGCGAAATTATTGGAACATCACAAGGTGGATTATTTGGGTGTGGCTTTCGCCGATGAAGGAATTTCACTGAAAACGATGGGAATCAAATTACCAATCATGGTTTTGAATCCCGAAAACACGAGTTTTCCAGCAATTATTCAGCATCAGCTGGAACCTGAAATTTACAGTCTGAAAGGCTTGAATGCTTTCCTGAAAATTGCGGAACAGAAAAAACTAAAAGACTTTCCGATTCACATAAAAATGGATACTGGAATGCACCGTTTGGGTTTTGAGTTAAACACGATTGATGATTTAATTGCCACTTTGAAAGGAAACCAAACGGTTAAAGTAAAGAGTATTCTGTCCCATTTAGCGACTAGCGATGATTTACAGCAAAAAGATTTTGTTCAATACCAAATCAGGTTATTCGAAAAACTGTCCTCAAAATTGATGGATGAACTTCAAATTACTCCTATTCGTCATATTTTGAATACTTCGGGCATCAGTAATTTTCCGGAGGCGCAGTATGATATGGTTCGTTTGGGAATTGGTCTTTATGGCGTTTCCAATGATTCAGAAGAGCAAAAATATCTGGAAAACGTGGGAACGTTAAAATCGATTATTTCTCAAATAAGGACGATTCAATCGGGTGAAAGTGTTGGCTACGGAAGGCGTTTTATGGCAGATAAGGAATCGAAAATTGCTACAATCCCTATTGGTTACGCTGATGGAATTTCGAGACATTGGGGAAATGGTATTGGCTTCATTACAATAAAAAATCAAAAAGCTCCCATCCTAGGAAGTGTATGTATGGACATGCTGATGGTTGATGTAACTGATATTGACTGCAAAGAGGGAGATTCGGTAGTGATTTTTGGCGAAAGCCCGACCGTGACTTATATGGCGGAACAATTGAAAACGATTCCGTATGAGATTCTTACCAGTATTTCCCAGCGTGTTAAGCGTGTTTTTTATAGGGAGTAA
- the mscL gene encoding large-conductance mechanosensitive channel protein MscL, with protein MGFISDFKAFLMKGEIVNLATAVIVGGAFGKIVTSFTNDILMPPIGLLLGKVDFKNLKLVLQDGIPAVMENGVEKTPAIAEVALNYGAFIQTVFDFVIIGFCIFIVLKAYEKTKKQEVVAEAPPAGPTQEELLTQIRDLLKK; from the coding sequence ATGGGATTTATCAGTGATTTCAAAGCCTTTTTGATGAAAGGTGAAATAGTAAATTTGGCAACAGCGGTAATCGTTGGTGGGGCTTTTGGTAAAATTGTGACTTCATTCACGAATGATATTTTGATGCCTCCCATTGGATTATTATTAGGAAAGGTTGATTTCAAAAACCTGAAACTTGTGCTTCAGGACGGTATTCCCGCAGTAATGGAAAATGGAGTTGAAAAAACGCCTGCAATTGCAGAAGTTGCACTCAATTATGGAGCTTTCATACAAACCGTTTTTGATTTTGTGATTATCGGTTTCTGTATCTTTATAGTACTGAAAGCTTATGAAAAAACCAAGAAACAGGAAGTCGTTGCAGAAGCTCCGCCTGCAGGACCAACACAGGAAGAATTACTTACCCAAATCAGGGATTTATTGAAAAAGTAA
- a CDS encoding Uma2 family endonuclease — translation MITDINSLDLNKKYSYADYLTWQFQEKLELIKGKIYKMNPAPSTTHQRISRKLTGIMINAFKKNSCELFIAPFDVRLLDKKKSTLDKEIYNVVQPDLCMICDDSKIDERGAIGAPDLIIEILSPGNSNKEMKYKFDLYEEAGVLEYWIVNPADKTVFIYVLKENQFIGMHPLIEEDNIQSKLFPELDFKLESIFN, via the coding sequence ATGATAACCGACATTAATTCATTGGATTTAAACAAAAAATATTCCTATGCCGATTATTTAACATGGCAATTTCAGGAAAAACTGGAATTGATAAAAGGAAAAATTTATAAGATGAATCCCGCACCAAGCACTACTCATCAAAGAATATCTAGAAAACTGACAGGCATTATGATTAATGCTTTCAAAAAAAATTCTTGTGAATTATTTATTGCACCGTTTGATGTTCGATTGCTTGACAAGAAAAAATCGACCTTAGACAAAGAAATATATAATGTAGTACAACCTGATTTGTGTATGATTTGTGATGATTCCAAAATTGATGAACGAGGCGCTATTGGTGCTCCTGATTTAATCATTGAGATTCTATCGCCGGGAAATTCAAACAAAGAAATGAAGTATAAATTTGATTTATATGAAGAAGCGGGAGTATTAGAATATTGGATCGTAAACCCCGCAGACAAAACGGTTTTCATCTATGTCTTAAAAGAAAATCAGTTTATAGGAATGCATCCTCTGATTGAGGAAGACAACATTCAAAGTAAATTATTTCCTGAATTGGATTTTAAATTGGAATCTATTTTTAACTAA
- a CDS encoding type II toxin-antitoxin system RelE/ParE family toxin: MELKLNWTEYSKNELRKIFLYYKSKSNLKTAKNKVKEISKEVLILEKYPFIGQKEKLLVNREQEFRYFLCGNHKIVYYVDLEINLVEIVDIFDCRQEPLKIKRTK, encoded by the coding sequence ATGGAGCTAAAATTAAATTGGACGGAATATTCCAAAAATGAATTGCGAAAAATATTTTTATATTATAAAAGCAAATCCAATTTAAAAACTGCAAAAAATAAAGTAAAAGAAATTTCAAAAGAAGTACTTATTCTTGAGAAGTACCCATTTATAGGTCAAAAAGAAAAGCTTTTAGTAAATAGAGAACAAGAATTTCGTTATTTTTTATGTGGAAATCATAAGATAGTTTATTATGTAGATTTAGAAATAAACTTAGTTGAAATTGTCGATATCTTTGATTGCCGGCAAGAACCTTTAAAAATTAAAAGAACAAAATAA
- the mtgA gene encoding monofunctional biosynthetic peptidoglycan transglycosylase, which translates to MATKITPKKTTKKPAKKKQGGFMTKVKWFLLKVLLWFFGLSIASVVLFKFVPVPFTPLMVIRYFENNSADKENHFSHDWEPIDKISMNLQKAVIASEDGTFLTHNGFDFIAMQKAYKSNERGRKVRGGSTISQQTAKNVFLWQGRSYLRKGLEAYFTVLIELIWGKKRIMEVYLNSIEMGDGVYGAYAATEHWYRRDASSLTMQQAAGIAAILPNPRKYKATSSSSYINNRKTKIVRIMRQIGKVEY; encoded by the coding sequence ATGGCAACCAAAATAACACCCAAAAAAACAACAAAGAAGCCCGCTAAAAAAAAACAGGGAGGCTTTATGACTAAAGTAAAATGGTTTTTACTCAAAGTATTGTTATGGTTTTTTGGACTATCAATAGCATCTGTTGTACTTTTTAAATTCGTGCCCGTTCCATTCACTCCTTTAATGGTTATCCGTTACTTCGAAAACAATTCGGCTGATAAAGAAAATCATTTCAGCCACGATTGGGAACCCATTGATAAAATTTCGATGAACCTGCAAAAAGCAGTGATTGCAAGCGAAGACGGTACTTTCCTAACACATAACGGTTTTGATTTTATAGCTATGCAAAAAGCCTATAAAAGCAATGAACGAGGCCGAAAGGTAAGAGGCGGAAGCACTATATCGCAGCAGACTGCCAAAAATGTTTTCCTTTGGCAGGGACGAAGCTACCTTCGTAAAGGTCTGGAAGCTTATTTTACCGTTTTGATAGAACTCATTTGGGGCAAAAAACGCATCATGGAAGTATACCTCAATAGCATCGAAATGGGCGATGGCGTATACGGCGCTTATGCCGCAACCGAGCATTGGTATCGCAGAGACGCATCCAGTTTAACGATGCAGCAGGCCGCCGGAATCGCAGCTATTCTGCCCAATCCAAGGAAATACAAAGCAACCAGTTCCTCATCGTACATCAACAATCGAAAGACAAAAATTGTCCGGATTATGAGACAGATCGGAAAAGTGGAATATTAA